The Longimicrobium sp. genome segment GTTGATCAGCGCGTCACGCCCGTCGCTGACCATGTTCCCCCAGCTGGGCGTGGGCGGCTGTACGCCGAGGCCCAGGAACGACAGCGACGCCTCGGTCAGGATCGTCTGCCCGATCCCCAGCGTGGCCGACACGATCACCGGCGCCATGGTGTTGGGGATCACGTGCCGGAAGATGATCCGCCAGTCGCCCATCCCCAGCGCTCTCGCCGCCTGCACGAACTCTCGCTCGCGGAGACTCAGTACCTCGCCGCGGACCAGGCGCGCGGTGCCCATCCACCCGGTCAGGCCCAGCACCGTCACCACCAGGTAGATGTTGGGTTCGAACAGCGCGATCACCACGATCAGCAGCACCAGGCGCGGGAACGACAGCATCATGTCGGTGAAGCGCATGAGGATGCTGTCCACGATCCCCCCGAAGTACCCCGCGAACGCGCCGATCAGCGTGCCCAGGGTGATGGAGATCGCCACCGCGATGAAGCCGATCGACAGCGAGATGCGCGCCCCGTACAGCACGCGGGAAAAGATGTCGCGCCCGAACTTGTCGGTGCCCATCAGGTGCTCGAGCGACGGCGCCAGGTACCGCGACAGGATGATGTTCCCCTGCTCGGCCGGGTCGTACGGTGCGATCAGCGGGGTGACCAGGGTGATCACGTAGAGCAGGATCAT includes the following:
- the opp4C gene encoding oligopeptide ABC transporter permease; protein product: MPATVTPEQMPPEPIAQTATPAAGLPGRAPATPAQVAMSVVPGLGHFARGEWIPGMALFFAWGFTLSVAFLTRAKIGAVFTGRRVPIDGVVAVITLVGMAAAIWGWAFYDLAARSKRPRRLHGDSQWSIAVRHFRRNKLAMAGLAVMILLYVITLVTPLIAPYDPAEQGNIILSRYLAPSLEHLMGTDKFGRDIFSRVLYGARISLSIGFIAVAISITLGTLIGAFAGYFGGIVDSILMRFTDMMLSFPRLVLLIVVIALFEPNIYLVVTVLGLTGWMGTARLVRGEVLSLREREFVQAARALGMGDWRIIFRHVIPNTMAPVIVSATLGIGQTILTEASLSFLGLGVQPPTPSWGNMVSDGRDALINAWWIATFPGIAIVVTVVAFNLLGDGLRDALDPRLRT